A part of Pseudomonadota bacterium genomic DNA contains:
- a CDS encoding biotin--[acetyl-CoA-carboxylase] ligase produces MTTSYSLITLAGYASVRIYDEVSSTMDVARAALQETGAPSGQHSIVIAERQSSGRGRQGRSWGSSKGAFMGTYVFSTEAPVSQLSGYSLVVGVAIARVVASFGVTIQLKWPNDLVVVENNELKKLGGILIEVQDLGASRAILVGVGLNLTEHPLDVAHSASLQSVSGRSISRAEMLPSMSAELLACHAAFIGQGGFEGFRAEWESLSCFENNCTTLTIDQGERCLTGIYLGVDSNGALRLGSSDGEQLVHSGHVTQLSELRSQTPHGSICGANRG; encoded by the coding sequence ATGACTACAAGCTATAGCCTTATTACCTTAGCTGGCTACGCCTCTGTTCGAATCTACGATGAGGTTTCTTCGACCATGGATGTGGCGCGTGCCGCGCTGCAGGAGACTGGAGCGCCATCAGGGCAGCACTCTATAGTTATTGCAGAGAGACAGAGCTCCGGCAGGGGACGCCAGGGGAGGAGTTGGGGCTCATCCAAGGGAGCCTTTATGGGTACCTATGTTTTTTCAACTGAGGCCCCTGTTTCGCAGCTCTCGGGATATTCGCTCGTTGTTGGTGTGGCGATCGCGCGGGTTGTTGCTTCATTCGGAGTAACTATTCAGCTAAAATGGCCTAACGATCTCGTTGTTGTTGAGAATAATGAGCTTAAAAAGCTAGGGGGGATATTAATAGAGGTGCAGGACTTGGGAGCCTCGCGTGCTATTCTGGTTGGGGTTGGTCTTAACCTGACCGAGCACCCCCTAGATGTCGCTCATTCAGCATCGCTACAGAGCGTCTCTGGGCGAAGTATATCTAGAGCTGAGATGCTGCCAAGCATGAGTGCAGAGCTACTGGCGTGTCACGCAGCTTTTATAGGGCAGGGTGGGTTTGAGGGTTTTCGAGCGGAGTGGGAATCACTGAGCTGTTTTGAAAACAATTGCACTACACTTACGATAGATCAGGGGGAGCGCTGCCTTACTGGAATATATCTGGGGGTAGATTCAAACGGAGCGTTGCGGCTAGGGTCTAGCGACGGGGAGCAGCTAGTGCACTCCGGCCACGTTACGCAG